One window of Chryseobacterium sp. JJR-5R genomic DNA carries:
- a CDS encoding RHS repeat-associated core domain-containing protein codes for MINEMKMKLFSSFILSLCTVMGFSQTILYQAESTTRTVQDPQTVVLAQGFKASGNVSNPFIAKIGPGTENPGGGPTDSNAGANNPSGTTAPSGKSFHDTKGNIEVTGAGQLQYTLPIDLPPGIKDVAPQSSLVYVSGSGNGLAGYGWNLSGITAITRMGKSVEVDGEAKGLQLDYSDYYSFNGQRLILKSGEYGKDGAEYVTEKYSNIKIKSVGAAQVSTPQPMYFQVTFEDGSQAWYGDIQSNDPEFNTFNGRTPLEYNIVKWKDAKGNYISYSYDYNTGQMQGRVSRISSIQWGGNETLGKPHFNRIDFNYTNRNLVEESYVKGYKFVQDKLLTDITVQSNGNLYKKYVIDYLQNGTNYKFVNKITEYNSQGEAANPVIFTYPNFVGSSIDYYGVLPSNSDSFENVRLTGDFNGDSYLDFVMNNGVVKLGAFNDAYQDISTGKVFNAEAKIVNVLLDEEGQVYNGNGIVQYENGKVAGYIFRNNTFVKVFEKTLSQTPCTSCNVSLNEGDINGDGVSDIFITLSPQSGFGFVDKYIVDLKNANAPFSTYAPFSGIVESDYPNQRYLDVDGDGKIDIIDVSNTAYTVFEFVKTSPTQYLKKIKYSGNLAETKDPDYPILFGDFNGDGNLDFTIPITDYQSADNWRFYMGTENSFQSVLKQNFLKYRKPTQPANLSLIDYHFYSVSDINKDGKSDIVFIYSKNSVGRISNSGNALWRTLQYEVNTLQANGGTEFIPGLSSTSPAYNVGGAENGLFQPLTNPIKSNNNYYDIFVFKNTRVHKYKAQTPLAELSRIKSINQSGVTTTVDYKELNPDTNPYFYTKTKKEYYPYVSLARADNSYAVSQLLQENRKQDFRYRGMTSHMQGKGIVGYHQVARSSWYADSFENTKVWTGVEINPLLDSSPIKEWSIRTNDESKVFPTDISENNTQLLSFKSTDYQKEELIDGNVVLTVTDADKPKVVTAILPRTTLEKNFLTGTTTAGLVSYGNYYLPVRSSSSINNGYGSKNSFYAYFDNESGVGENYYIGRPKSKKDIVYAYGDTQSSNTEYTYENNLLKTSKNWNRNDTEYLLETYNYDGFGNVTQKVITNSVDSQTQVAGTEYDSKGRFVVKKIDNLGLESTITYDTWGQMLTQTDPLGNVLINTYDNWGKLLTSKSNISGTTTYQYERDNNSNIIITQNDPDGKISKRYTNKLGQEYKTSIKASVQGKYISKEVQYDLLGRKIKDSEPYFEGQGASEWNTIVYDDTLFPAKITAQTFNGKQMETIVSGLTTNVKELNGYGRTTSKTIDALGNVVSSTDKGGTIIFSYNAAGEQIKAQYGNNIVTTKYNSWGNKSELNDPSNGLYKYEYDGAGQPKKIISPKGTKEYIHNNLGQLITQTEVSTVDGGQATNKTISFTYDNKGRVISKSGISKGKGYSSNVSFDPQGRILSSSESSNGKIFIDKGITYDDKGRIISYEKQLYSSGTLTKVQLENVYNPWNGELYQIKDKNSGKILSELQETNAKGQILKAKLGETNINNTYDTNGFLANVNHSSPVKPSILQLSYSFNAIKNELESRTTGGDFNITESFDYDDNNRLVNWTNPVTGTKPSVNRNVYDVKGRIMDNDQVGTIKYDNAAKIYQPTGMTLNFAGEQNYNNDLIQTITYNENNDPVFIDGMKGDVAFQYGLTSMRQRVTYGGNFNADGDGQYTKFYSEDGSFEIQLNNSTGAEKHILYIGGNPYKSDIIFMKNYAETIGSYKFLHKDYLGSILTITDENGYKLEQRHFDAWGNMTHFQKGNNAVVTDRNQINTLLANGNSLLDRGYTSHEYFPEIGIIHMNGRLYDPLLRRFLNADENIQDPYNTQNYNKYGYVLNNPLMFNDPSGEFIFLAPVITWLVANAVAIGTGALIGAAISVAVYTIQAAINNNWSLGGFAKALVTGAVTGAVSAGAGQIFSAGSFLATVGNGAISGAASGGIVALINGDNFLKGLIKGAVIGAVTSAVSYTISVYKRTGFKFKQELKVEDVDVNVSAADVDATDPYYAKDPVDRVKDARSSYGDAKYGVRSETIDFDSYDTYGLIDGKIVDGKITGDLAVSRFNFFRNSTSITYSYKVLQNKYLLAKTMAHETAHAYYNSAGIIYHARFDNPTNTLNNLEHLAIKDSEWTLIKLNNMPTSGMNLINQGEILKRIMSLNPQGFQAYQKFMKFFEPIFKRKLSY; via the coding sequence ATGATTAACGAAATGAAAATGAAATTATTTTCATCATTTATACTGTCTTTGTGTACAGTCATGGGCTTTTCGCAAACCATCCTGTACCAGGCAGAAAGTACGACCCGGACGGTCCAGGATCCCCAGACAGTGGTGCTGGCCCAGGGATTCAAGGCGTCAGGAAATGTATCGAATCCTTTTATCGCTAAAATTGGTCCCGGAACGGAAAACCCGGGTGGTGGGCCTACAGATTCAAACGCGGGAGCAAATAATCCTTCGGGAACCACTGCTCCTTCAGGGAAAAGCTTCCATGATACGAAAGGAAATATTGAAGTAACAGGAGCGGGGCAGTTACAATATACACTGCCAATAGATTTACCACCAGGTATAAAAGATGTTGCTCCACAATCGAGTCTTGTATATGTAAGTGGTTCCGGAAATGGTCTTGCTGGTTATGGCTGGAATCTTTCAGGGATTACTGCAATTACAAGAATGGGGAAATCTGTAGAGGTTGATGGAGAAGCTAAAGGTCTTCAGCTGGATTATTCCGACTATTACAGTTTCAACGGGCAACGATTGATTTTAAAATCGGGTGAATATGGGAAAGATGGAGCAGAGTATGTTACTGAAAAATATTCCAATATTAAAATTAAATCTGTGGGAGCAGCTCAGGTTTCCACCCCTCAACCAATGTATTTTCAGGTAACTTTTGAAGATGGTTCTCAGGCTTGGTATGGAGATATTCAATCTAATGATCCGGAATTCAATACTTTTAATGGAAGAACTCCTCTTGAATATAATATTGTAAAGTGGAAAGATGCCAAAGGTAATTATATCAGCTATTCATATGATTACAATACAGGGCAAATGCAAGGGCGCGTAAGCAGAATATCTTCTATACAGTGGGGGGGTAACGAAACACTAGGAAAGCCTCATTTTAATAGGATAGATTTTAATTATACTAACAGAAATTTGGTAGAAGAATCCTATGTGAAAGGATATAAATTTGTTCAAGATAAATTATTAACAGATATTACAGTACAATCCAATGGCAATCTATATAAAAAATATGTAATTGACTATTTACAGAATGGAACGAATTATAAGTTTGTAAATAAAATTACAGAATATAATTCTCAGGGAGAAGCTGCTAATCCAGTGATATTTACATATCCGAATTTTGTTGGTTCCAGCATAGATTATTATGGAGTTTTACCTTCCAACAGTGATTCTTTTGAAAATGTCAGGCTTACAGGAGACTTTAACGGGGATTCTTATTTGGACTTTGTCATGAATAATGGTGTCGTAAAGCTGGGTGCTTTCAACGATGCATACCAGGATATCTCCACAGGAAAGGTTTTTAATGCAGAAGCCAAAATAGTGAATGTCCTGCTGGATGAAGAAGGGCAGGTGTATAACGGAAACGGGATTGTTCAGTATGAAAACGGTAAAGTGGCAGGTTATATTTTCAGGAACAATACCTTTGTTAAGGTTTTTGAAAAAACTCTTTCTCAGACACCATGTACTTCATGTAATGTAAGCCTTAATGAAGGTGACATCAATGGAGACGGAGTATCTGATATCTTTATTACCCTGTCACCACAATCCGGATTTGGATTTGTAGATAAGTATATTGTAGATCTCAAGAATGCCAATGCTCCGTTTTCAACCTATGCACCATTCTCAGGAATCGTTGAAAGCGATTATCCAAATCAAAGATATCTTGATGTTGATGGTGACGGAAAAATAGATATCATCGATGTTTCAAATACAGCCTATACGGTATTTGAGTTTGTGAAGACATCTCCTACCCAATATCTGAAAAAAATCAAGTATTCCGGTAATCTTGCAGAGACAAAAGATCCGGATTACCCTATACTTTTCGGAGATTTTAACGGTGATGGGAACTTGGATTTTACAATTCCTATTACTGATTATCAAAGTGCAGATAATTGGAGATTCTATATGGGAACAGAAAATAGTTTTCAGAGTGTCTTAAAACAGAATTTTCTTAAATACAGAAAACCGACTCAGCCAGCGAATTTATCTTTAATTGATTATCATTTTTATTCTGTTTCGGATATTAATAAAGATGGAAAATCGGATATCGTTTTTATCTATTCTAAAAACTCAGTGGGTCGTATAAGTAATAGTGGAAATGCTCTTTGGAGAACTTTACAATATGAAGTTAATACTTTACAGGCAAACGGAGGAACAGAGTTTATTCCGGGATTAAGTTCTACAAGTCCAGCTTATAATGTAGGTGGAGCTGAAAATGGATTGTTTCAACCATTAACAAATCCAATTAAGTCTAATAATAACTATTATGATATTTTTGTTTTTAAAAATACAAGAGTACATAAATATAAGGCGCAAACTCCTTTAGCTGAACTATCCAGAATCAAATCTATCAATCAGTCTGGTGTTACAACTACAGTTGATTATAAAGAATTGAATCCAGATACAAATCCTTATTTTTATACTAAAACTAAAAAAGAATACTATCCATACGTATCATTAGCACGAGCAGATAATTCTTATGCAGTATCTCAGCTTTTACAAGAAAACAGAAAGCAAGATTTCAGATATAGAGGGATGACTTCTCATATGCAAGGAAAAGGAATTGTAGGTTATCATCAAGTAGCTCGCTCTTCTTGGTATGCAGATAGTTTTGAAAATACAAAAGTATGGACAGGAGTAGAAATTAATCCACTTCTTGATTCATCCCCTATAAAAGAATGGTCTATAAGAACAAACGATGAAAGTAAGGTATTTCCAACTGATATTTCCGAAAATAATACACAATTACTTTCATTTAAATCTACTGATTATCAAAAAGAAGAATTAATAGACGGAAATGTTGTTTTAACTGTAACTGATGCCGATAAACCGAAAGTAGTAACTGCAATCCTTCCTAGAACTACACTAGAGAAAAATTTTTTAACAGGAACAACAACAGCAGGTTTGGTTTCATATGGAAACTATTATCTTCCTGTGAGAAGTAGTTCTAGCATTAATAATGGTTATGGAAGTAAAAATTCTTTTTACGCATACTTTGATAACGAATCAGGAGTAGGAGAGAATTACTATATAGGACGTCCAAAATCAAAGAAAGATATAGTATATGCTTATGGAGATACACAATCTTCAAATACAGAATATACGTATGAAAATAATCTCTTAAAAACATCAAAAAACTGGAATAGAAACGATACAGAATATTTATTAGAAACGTATAATTATGACGGATTTGGAAATGTCACTCAAAAAGTTATAACCAATAGTGTCGATTCTCAAACCCAAGTTGCAGGAACCGAATACGATTCCAAAGGACGATTTGTTGTTAAAAAAATTGATAATCTGGGCTTAGAGAGCACTATAACCTATGATACTTGGGGACAAATGCTCACTCAGACAGATCCACTTGGGAATGTACTTATCAATACTTATGATAACTGGGGAAAATTACTAACTTCAAAAAGTAATATCTCTGGAACTACAACATACCAATATGAGAGAGATAATAATTCGAATATTATAATTACCCAAAATGATCCTGATGGTAAAATATCTAAAAGATATACAAACAAGCTAGGGCAGGAATATAAAACTTCTATTAAAGCTTCCGTACAAGGAAAATATATTTCAAAAGAAGTACAGTATGATCTTTTGGGAAGAAAAATAAAAGACAGCGAACCTTATTTTGAAGGACAGGGAGCATCGGAATGGAATACTATTGTTTATGACGATACTTTATTTCCTGCAAAAATAACTGCACAAACTTTTAATGGTAAACAGATGGAAACTATTGTTTCCGGTTTGACAACTAATGTAAAAGAACTCAATGGCTACGGAAGAACAACTTCTAAGACAATAGATGCCCTAGGTAATGTTGTATCTTCTACCGACAAAGGAGGAACAATCATATTCTCATATAACGCTGCCGGAGAGCAAATCAAAGCACAATATGGAAATAATATTGTAACCACAAAATACAACTCTTGGGGTAATAAGTCAGAACTAAATGATCCGTCCAATGGATTGTATAAATATGAATATGATGGTGCAGGACAACCTAAAAAGATTATAAGCCCAAAAGGGACAAAAGAATATATTCATAATAATTTAGGACAGCTCATTACTCAGACTGAAGTATCAACCGTAGACGGAGGGCAGGCTACCAATAAAACAATTTCCTTTACTTATGATAATAAAGGTAGAGTTATTTCAAAAAGTGGAATATCAAAAGGTAAAGGCTACAGTTCAAATGTATCCTTTGATCCGCAAGGAAGAATATTATCTTCTTCAGAAAGCAGCAACGGAAAAATTTTTATTGATAAAGGAATTACTTATGATGATAAAGGAAGAATAATTTCCTACGAAAAACAATTATATTCTTCCGGAACACTAACGAAAGTTCAACTGGAAAATGTGTATAATCCTTGGAATGGTGAGTTGTACCAAATAAAAGATAAAAATTCCGGGAAGATACTTTCAGAATTACAGGAAACCAATGCTAAAGGACAAATTTTAAAAGCAAAATTAGGAGAGACTAATATTAATAATACTTATGATACAAATGGTTTCTTAGCAAATGTAAATCATTCTTCACCGGTAAAACCTAGTATTCTTCAACTATCTTATTCATTTAATGCTATAAAAAATGAATTAGAAAGCAGAACAACTGGTGGTGATTTTAATATTACAGAAAGTTTTGATTATGATGATAACAACCGCCTTGTAAATTGGACGAATCCTGTAACAGGAACTAAACCTTCTGTAAATAGAAATGTTTACGATGTTAAAGGAAGAATCATGGATAATGATCAGGTTGGAACAATTAAATATGATAATGCTGCTAAAATTTATCAACCAACCGGGATGACATTGAATTTCGCAGGAGAGCAAAATTATAATAATGATTTAATTCAGACCATTACTTATAATGAAAACAATGATCCGGTATTTATTGATGGAATGAAAGGTGATGTTGCCTTCCAATATGGGTTAACAAGTATGAGACAAAGAGTAACCTATGGTGGAAATTTCAATGCAGATGGGGACGGTCAATATACTAAGTTTTATAGTGAAGACGGAAGTTTCGAAATTCAATTGAATAATAGTACAGGAGCAGAGAAACATATTCTTTATATTGGAGGAAATCCGTATAAAAGTGATATTATTTTTATGAAAAATTATGCTGAAACAATTGGTTCGTATAAATTTTTGCATAAAGATTATTTAGGAAGCATTTTAACAATAACCGATGAAAATGGCTATAAATTAGAGCAAAGACATTTTGATGCTTGGGGTAATATGACTCATTTCCAAAAAGGAAACAATGCTGTAGTTACAGACCGTAATCAAATCAATACTCTACTTGCAAATGGAAATTCATTATTAGACAGAGGATATACAAGCCATGAATATTTTCCTGAAATTGGAATTATTCATATGAATGGAAGATTATACGATCCATTATTAAGAAGATTCTTAAATGCAGATGAAAACATTCAGGATCCTTATAATACTCAAAATTACAATAAGTATGGATATGTATTGAATAACCCTTTAATGTTTAATGATCCGTCTGGAGAATTTATCTTCCTGGCTCCGGTCATTACATGGTTGGTCGCAAATGCTGTTGCAATTGGGACAGGAGCACTCATAGGTGCGGCAATAAGTGTTGCGGTGTACACAATTCAGGCAGCAATTAATAATAACTGGAGTTTGGGAGGCTTTGCGAAAGCTCTTGTCACTGGTGCAGTCACTGGAGCCGTCTCCGCAGGAGCCGGTCAAATATTCAGTGCCGGAAGCTTCTTAGCTACCGTTGGAAATGGAGCTATTTCAGGAGCTGCCAGTGGCGGTATAGTAGCTCTTATCAATGGAGACAACTTTTTGAAAGGTCTTATAAAAGGTGCTGTTATAGGAGCTGTAACATCAGCAGTAAGTTATACAATATCAGTATATAAGAGAACAGGATTTAAGTTTAAGCAAGAATTAAAAGTAGAAGATGTTGATGTAAATGTGAGTGCTGCTGATGTAGATGCTACAGATCCATATTATGCAAAAGATCCTGTAGACAGAGTAAAAGATGCAAGAAGCTCGTATGGTGATGCAAAGTACGGAGTTAGAAGTGAAACTATTGATTTTGATTCTTACGATACATATGGGTTGATTGATGGTAAAATTGTTGATGGTAAAATTACAGGAGATCTTGCTGTTTCTAGATTTAATTTCTTCAGAAATAGTACCAGTATTACTTACTCATATAAGGTGCTTCAGAATAAATATCTATTAGCAAAAACAATGGCACACGAAACTGCTCATGCCTATTATAACTCTGCTGGGATTATTTACCATGCTAGATTTGATAACCCTACAAATACACTTAATAATTTAGAGCATTTAGCAATAAAGGATAGTGAGTGGACGTTAATTAAATTAAATAATATGCCTACAAGTGGGATGAATTTAATTAATCAGGGAGAAATTTTGAAACGTATAATGTCTCTAAACCCACAAGGTTTCCAGGCTTATCAGAAGTTTATGAAATTTTTTGAACCTATTTTTAAACGTAAATTATCATATTAA
- a CDS encoding M20/M25/M40 family metallo-hydrolase has translation MKKLLFIVLSIIIILIIIVLIKTFTYPFKKSSTGTAQRWKVIKDDSAIQRLSGGLKIPSVSSGEMGEFNYSTFDAIKEYLKTSYPLVYEHAEYTEVNTYGLVFRLKGSNPSLDPVLFLSHTDVVPPGDADIKDKSENMFRPNDKPLPPVSEVAEDWDFGPFSGAVANGRIYGRGAIDMKGMLFSLMESMNNLIKNRHVPQRDIYLAFGFDEEVGGQQGAVKIAEYFKHKNIHFDAVYDEGGLILEKGSVAGINSDIAVIGCAEKGFLSVKIKAKGLGGHASMPPMESAIGKAAVIMQRLEHNQMKPVITPLINEFFTNIGSSMSFINRMGISNQWLLKPVLLSQLTKNNSTNALVRTTTALTMMKGSDAPNVLSPEVEFVVNFRLLPGNTVSNVKKHIIEATKGFEVEIEDIDQVKEASAVSPTNTKAFRLIETAIKEIHPTAVATPYLTVGGTDAYKYQIVSKNIYRFMPVKINDAEKQSIHSTNEYLSIENYMKMIHYFEFMMTNYDKQ, from the coding sequence ATGAAAAAACTTCTCTTCATAGTACTTAGCATAATTATCATCTTAATCATTATTGTTTTAATCAAAACATTCACCTATCCTTTCAAAAAATCAAGTACCGGTACGGCTCAGAGATGGAAGGTGATAAAAGACGATTCCGCTATTCAAAGACTGTCGGGAGGACTGAAGATCCCATCTGTTTCCTCTGGCGAAATGGGAGAATTCAATTACTCAACATTTGATGCCATCAAAGAATACCTCAAAACATCCTACCCATTGGTGTATGAACATGCGGAATACACTGAAGTCAATACCTACGGTCTGGTCTTCCGGCTAAAAGGAAGCAATCCGTCCTTGGATCCTGTTCTGTTTCTTTCCCATACCGATGTGGTGCCTCCCGGAGACGCAGATATAAAAGATAAAAGTGAAAATATGTTCAGGCCAAATGACAAACCTTTGCCTCCCGTTTCAGAAGTTGCTGAAGACTGGGATTTTGGCCCGTTTTCCGGAGCGGTGGCCAATGGACGGATCTATGGCAGGGGAGCCATCGATATGAAAGGGATGCTTTTCTCCCTGATGGAATCCATGAATAACCTGATTAAAAACAGACATGTTCCGCAACGGGATATTTATTTAGCCTTCGGGTTTGATGAAGAAGTGGGCGGACAGCAGGGCGCCGTAAAGATTGCAGAATATTTTAAACATAAAAACATTCATTTTGATGCCGTTTATGACGAAGGCGGTCTCATCCTGGAAAAAGGCAGTGTGGCCGGAATCAATTCCGATATTGCCGTGATCGGCTGTGCAGAGAAAGGCTTTCTCTCCGTAAAAATCAAAGCAAAAGGATTGGGCGGGCACGCTTCAATGCCTCCGATGGAAAGTGCAATCGGAAAAGCTGCGGTCATTATGCAGAGGTTGGAACACAATCAGATGAAACCGGTTATCACTCCGCTGATCAATGAGTTTTTTACCAATATCGGCAGTTCCATGTCATTTATAAATAGGATGGGAATCTCCAATCAGTGGTTATTAAAGCCTGTCTTGTTATCTCAGCTGACAAAAAATAATTCCACCAATGCACTGGTCCGTACCACGACAGCTTTAACGATGATGAAGGGAAGCGATGCCCCGAACGTCCTTTCTCCGGAAGTGGAATTTGTCGTGAATTTCAGACTGCTGCCCGGAAATACGGTAAGCAACGTGAAAAAACATATTATCGAAGCCACCAAAGGGTTTGAAGTAGAAATAGAAGATATCGACCAGGTAAAAGAAGCCTCGGCGGTTTCTCCAACGAATACCAAAGCATTCAGACTGATTGAAACGGCCATTAAAGAAATCCATCCTACGGCAGTGGCAACCCCGTATCTTACCGTCGGGGGTACAGATGCCTATAAATACCAGATCGTCAGCAAAAATATTTACCGGTTTATGCCGGTCAAAATCAATGATGCCGAGAAACAGTCCATTCACAGTACCAATGAATACCTCAGCATTGAAAACTACATGAAGATGATTCATTATTTTGAGTTCATGATGACAAATTATGACAAGCAGTAA
- a CDS encoding cell wall anchor protein: MKTKLLSLAILASSLVSAQAWNLTGNSGTNSSTNFVGTSDGQDLVLKTNNLERMRVNSNGNVGIAGAPINDIALKISGRTQISTNIPSDTFYVGNEGANHDNGNSLVFLRYTQYQPNNPGIIDVGGWTTSAAYGWIMSLRANGKLFLGTNPSAVCADCNDYRVFIKDGIRTEKVKVDVAATNGWADYVFKKNYTLRTLEEVERHIAEKGHLPNVPSAEEVEKNGINLGEMDAKLLEKIEELTLYSIEQNKQIKQLQEENKVLKSQSEDITELKKQVQELISAKK, from the coding sequence ATGAAAACAAAATTACTATCATTAGCCATTCTGGCTTCATCATTGGTTTCTGCCCAGGCTTGGAATTTAACAGGTAATTCAGGAACAAATTCTTCAACTAACTTCGTTGGAACCTCAGACGGACAGGATCTTGTTCTGAAAACAAATAATCTTGAGAGAATGCGTGTAAACTCCAATGGAAATGTAGGTATTGCGGGAGCTCCTATTAATGATATTGCACTGAAAATATCAGGCCGAACTCAGATTTCGACAAATATTCCTTCCGATACTTTTTATGTGGGAAATGAAGGTGCTAATCATGATAATGGAAACTCACTTGTTTTTCTGCGATATACTCAATATCAGCCAAATAATCCCGGTATTATTGATGTTGGAGGATGGACAACTTCTGCTGCCTATGGGTGGATCATGTCATTAAGAGCGAATGGAAAACTTTTTTTAGGAACTAATCCTAGTGCTGTTTGCGCAGACTGTAATGATTACCGGGTATTTATAAAAGATGGAATCAGAACGGAAAAAGTAAAAGTTGATGTAGCTGCTACTAATGGCTGGGCAGATTATGTGTTTAAAAAAAATTATACGCTTAGAACCTTAGAAGAAGTAGAAAGGCATATTGCAGAAAAAGGACATCTGCCGAATGTCCCGTCTGCTGAAGAAGTCGAAAAAAACGGGATTAATCTGGGTGAGATGGATGCTAAGCTGTTAGAGAAAATCGAAGAGCTGACATTGTATTCTATTGAACAGAATAAACAAATCAAGCAGCTTCAGGAAGAAAATAAAGTTTTAAAATCTCAATCTGAAGATATTACAGAACTTAAAAAGCAGGTTCAGGAATTAATATCAGCAAAAAAGTAA
- a CDS encoding DUF2723 domain-containing protein, with protein sequence MNSIKIKYNLHFIIFLLCIGVIYAFSTAKDPALGDSLGFTLQGYKGFGFSSNATNHVLFSNLLSLLHSIFSFIKVHALFVSVCILSGVFSLFYLRKLLSILDVSPKSSFMCVMILGLSFTFWRQSIITEVYTFYLLFVILFITNLFKFIQGKEVRYFYYSCVLLGILFLIHIQTILFLPLCLYFLFRNFSVLKEHVIYGIIVTILLFSVLLIPVFMGCNTFTAIFTDNSYENSIFNFDPSIIIKSIIRNLIFLIYNFLFFSVFLFWGLKNKTYRDYLLVGIIPFLIFCIKHNVSDAYVFQLVPYVFLLIFIGRGLDHFPKIYIILPLFFPLIYFTSYKIIQKTSLGRNFDKEKYYKGGARYMVFPPLKGNPDWDHFIHKYKEDSLYNNPDIKYLDSSIREWDRIRKEN encoded by the coding sequence ATGAATTCAATAAAAATAAAATATAATCTTCACTTCATTATTTTCTTATTATGCATAGGGGTTATATATGCATTTTCAACAGCTAAAGATCCGGCACTTGGTGATAGCTTAGGTTTTACTTTGCAGGGCTATAAGGGCTTCGGTTTTTCTTCGAATGCAACAAATCACGTACTGTTTTCCAATCTCCTATCACTCCTTCACAGCATATTTTCTTTTATAAAAGTACATGCCCTCTTTGTCTCTGTATGTATTCTATCAGGGGTATTCTCTCTGTTTTATCTGCGGAAATTACTGAGCATATTAGATGTTTCCCCAAAATCTTCTTTCATGTGTGTAATGATTTTGGGTCTTTCATTCACCTTTTGGAGACAATCTATTATCACAGAAGTATATACATTCTATTTGTTGTTTGTCATTCTGTTTATTACCAATTTATTTAAATTTATCCAGGGAAAAGAGGTCAGGTATTTTTATTATTCATGTGTTTTACTGGGTATCCTTTTTTTGATCCATATTCAGACAATTCTTTTTTTACCGCTCTGTCTCTATTTCCTTTTCAGAAATTTCTCTGTATTAAAGGAGCATGTTATTTATGGTATAATAGTAACGATCCTTTTATTTTCAGTTTTATTAATTCCGGTATTTATGGGATGTAATACTTTTACAGCCATTTTTACAGATAATTCCTATGAGAATTCTATTTTCAATTTTGATCCATCAATCATTATCAAAAGCATTATAAGAAATCTAATTTTTCTAATCTATAATTTTCTGTTTTTCTCCGTTTTTTTATTTTGGGGATTAAAGAATAAAACTTATCGTGATTATCTTCTTGTAGGCATAATCCCCTTTTTAATATTCTGTATAAAACATAATGTATCTGACGCCTATGTTTTTCAATTGGTGCCTTATGTATTTTTATTGATATTCATAGGAAGGGGATTGGATCATTTTCCTAAAATCTACATCATCCTGCCATTGTTTTTCCCTTTAATATATTTTACCTCTTACAAAATAATCCAAAAGACATCCTTAGGAAGGAATTTTGATAAAGAAAAATATTATAAGGGAGGAGCAAGATATATGGTGTTTCCGCCTCTGAAAGGAAATCCTGACTGGGATCACTTTATTCATAAATACAAAGAAGATTCTTTATACAATAATCCTGATATAAAATATTTAGATTCTTCTATCAGAGAATGGGATAGAATCAGAAAAGAAAATTAA